In Fusarium oxysporum f. sp. lycopersici 4287 chromosome 6, whole genome shotgun sequence, a single window of DNA contains:
- a CDS encoding hypothetical protein (At least one base has a quality score < 10), translated as MSMLNRVTAFCDNKSDCRRVEILGYFGEEFSAAQCRKTCDNCNAGLIFEQREFSEYAIAAIRVVQAQRRITAVQRADIPMGRKYPRYEIRRSDDWYGMAKNLKKHKLVRPRSKQASEERKGQDVTAMPSPYVSLPVERRRKKSRTVESYDGNDGFMVNDNQDEEAFEELPDHQPLKPPSRSPGLPISISIELDKVMIYGPEILRILRRYCSSYREVMDPKCSGSNDQEIVDLLSLDAEMGEDAYEDKDREDSPYFNTNRHADIPA; from the exons ATGTCTATGCTCAACCGTGTCACGGCATTTTGTGACAACAAGTCTGATTGCCGACGGGTTGAAATTCTTGGCTATTTTGGCGAGGAATTTAGTGCAGCGCAGTGCCGCAAGACTTGCGACAATTGCAATGCTGGTTTGATCTTTGAGCAACGAGAATTTTCTGAGTATGCCATTGCAGCCATCAGGGTTGTTCAGGCGCAGAGGAGGATTACTGCGGTGCAACGCGCCGACATCCCCATGGGGAGGAAGTACCCCCGTTATGAGATACGTCGCTCGGACGACTGGTATGGAATGGCAAAGAACCTTAAGAAGCATAAGCTTGTTCGA CCCCGATCGAAGCAAGCCAGCGAGGAGCGGAAGGGTCAGGATGTGACCGCCATGCCGTCACCATACGTGTCTTTACCTGTTGAACGACGGAGAAAGAAATCTCGTACTGTGGAAAGCTACGATGGGAATGATGGATTCATGGTAAATGATAACCAGGATGAAGAGGCCTTTGAAGAGCTGCCTGACCACCAACCACTGAAGCCGCCCTCGCGATCGCCTGGGCTTCCAATATCCATCA GCATCGAGCTTGACAAAGTCATGATTTATGGACCGGAGATCCTACGTATCTTGCGGAGATACTGCAGCAGTTACCGTGAGGTCATGGATCCCAAGTGCTCTGGAAGTAACGACCAGGAGATCGTGGATCTGCTAAGTTTAGATGCCGAGATGGGTGAGGATGCCTACGAAGACAAGGATAGGGAGGATTCTCCTtacttcaacaccaacaggCACGCCGATATTCCGGCCTAG
- a CDS encoding hypothetical protein (At least one base has a quality score < 10), giving the protein MEDDLTFKTSYTPKSLLWKQWWPSIQPVPFGSSENKRSTANSIYTQTGPLVDSSLHGYNTDFTDHWCYISHEMNHMNSGNGLNPVVEDIPLFPVPEHEISKESPGQGYGHSLSTQETPNRTTNCYSGDLKSRKPTRQAPLGDRDINPQATKKGKDSPVRRTSHTSSNGTHPAQRGNDRMKKIRERNRIAANKFRFHQREEQQGLESSKQDLERINRDLSTCAADLTFEVYELKMQLLQQSGCNCTLMQNYLIHESGRYIQALEEKSRREASHRRL; this is encoded by the coding sequence ATGGAAGACGACTTAACCTTCAAGACATCCTACACTCCCAAATCACTTCTGTGGAAGCAATGGTGGCCATCAATCCAGCCAGTCCCGTTTGGATCATCAGAAAACAAGAGAAGCACGGCAAACAGCATTTATACCCAGACTGGTCCTCTGGTCGATAGCTCATTACATGGCTACAACACTGATTTCACAGACCATTGGTGTTATATCAGCCATGAGATGAATCACATGAACTCGGGGAACGGCCTTAACCCTGTCGTAGAGGATATACCCCTATTTCCAGTTCCTGAACATGAAATTTCTAAGGAATCACCTGGCCAGGGTTATGGGCACTCACTCTCGACACAAGAGACACCAAATCGAACGACAAATTGCTACTCTGGCGATCTGAAGTCTCGCAAACCCACTAGACAAGCTCCACTGGGTGATCGAGATATCAATCCACAGGCAacgaagaagggaaaagatTCACCTGTTCGCCGCACGAGCcataccagcagcaacggcaCTCATCCAGCTCAACGGGGCAACGATCGCATGAAAAAAATCCGGGAACGAAACAGAATTGCAGCCAATAAGTTCCGTTTTCACCAGAGGGAAGAACAGCAGGGACTTGAGTCTAGCAAGCAGGATCTAGAGCGTATCAACCGTGATCTTTCTACCTGCGCGGCCGATCTGACATTCGAGGTGTATGAGCTTAAGATGCAACTTCTACAACAGTCGGGATGTAACTGCACCCTCATGCAGAACTATCTCATTCATGAGTCCGGTCGATACATACAAGCATTAGAAGAGAAGTCACGGCGAGAGGCCTCACATCGACGGCTGTAG